The Populus trichocarpa isolate Nisqually-1 chromosome 18, P.trichocarpa_v4.1, whole genome shotgun sequence genomic interval GATGAGTAACATCTGATGTGGTGTTGTACAGTTGTTGTGGTCAGAACTTACAAGACCAGCCAAATTGGAGCAGGGATGGTGCGTATCCAAAAAGAATAAAGTAATTCCGAGACTTCAAACATGTACGGTAGCTATAAACTGTGAACTGCAAAATTACCGTGGAGCAGATGTTATATTATATTGCACCTCGATTTTCAGGGCAAATTCTACCACACGTGCTGCTCATCAATCTTTCCGTCTCATTTTCTTATTTCCCGTCTCAATGTCTTCTTATCTTTTATCCTTTCTGCAGGGCCCAAATTCCAGAATTTAATGTTCTTCTCCTTGTTGCTTTAGTGCCCAAATTCCAGAATTTAGTGATTGGTTACTGAATGTGTCCATATTCGATATGACTGCCTCTAAATTGTGTCAGTTTCTTCTGCAAAAGCCTACTTTCACCAGGAAGTAAGCGCACACCGACTTCGGAAGAAGAGGTGGGAAGGCACAGCAGAAGCCACCCAGTTTTTCACCCACCAATCGAAAGTGGGTCAATGGAATGCCATGGACGCATGGTACGATGGAATGCCAAAGCTCTATAtgttccagaaaaaaaaaaaaaaaaaaggaaaatcatgGCAAAGAGCACTAGCAATTAACCTCAATAAACACAACCACAAGTAACAAAGTCTAGCAATCCAGATGGTAAATAACAACGATACTAGTTATCTGAATAAAACTGATCTGTCTGAAAACACTCAACAGTCGACCAGACTCCCATTAAACCTTTAGCCTAAAATGGTGTTTCTTAAAACACTAGTAGAAGAATCAATCATCCTCTTCAATAACCTTGGTACCAAGCCCCTTCGTTCCTTCTGGTGGGAGTTCTGCAACAGTTACAAGGGAGTAGAGCTCTTCCTTtgcatcttcatcatcatttcTCCTGCGAGAAATGCGAACCCTGATCCTCCTTGGAACACTTCGAATCCCTCTGCTCCAGATGTGTTTGTTCAGCTTCACATCCACTCTCACATCCTTAGTTCCCATAGCCTTCAGAGCGAACTTCCTAATCTCTTTTATGGCCTTAGGAGCCTTCTTCTTGAAGGTGCTGTTACACAAAATCAGACATAATATTTCAGTGCTTAATAATAGTTTATTTGATGTCACAATAGAAAATTGCAATGAACTAAAGATTCCACATATTCCTATCCACTAGGTTTAAAGGCAGCAATTGAAAATGGGAGTGTAACACCATCCAAATCCATGCAGAAACATCCTAATGATATCTAATAGCAGAATGTGTGCAAACAAACATGTATCAGCAAAGATCAATACCTAACTTTGGTGAAGGAAAAATTATGCACACCCAACAAAGTAGCAAACAATTTTTCTTATTGCAATGAGAATACAATAATTTTTGTTCCCACACAAATCATCAGCAGCCCCATGTGCACAAGGAACCAGGTGACTAAAGGAATTGCTAAGGCTCCCAACCCATGACTGCTTAAATTCTATTCTCCAAGATTTACacgaagaaagaaacaaagaaagaaacatacaACAGGGTGAACTAGGCATGTTaataagcaaaaagaaaaattaaggggAAATTACTTGTAGTGCTTTTAGATCAAGCTGAGTGCCCATTTACGAAACTATTGGAAAAACCCTGAAATAGCAATCCATGGAGATGCAAGAAAGTAAACTATTCAATAACCATGAATGAGCTGTAACTAAACTGGCATTATTGTCCTCCCTCCTCCCATGTGGTCTCAAGTTCAAAACTCTCCTTTGTAACCCGAAAGGGAGGAAGGTCACTGGTCAACGGAAATATCAGTGATTCTTAACTTCTAATCTTTCCATTGTCGTCTAATCAAATCATTTAACAGAAGAAAATTGGGAGAAAATACCTTtagattttgtattttgtaaaagGTTACAGCA includes:
- the LOC18107658 gene encoding 60S ribosomal protein L31, which translates into the protein MVEKTKGRKEEVVTREYTINLHKRLHGCTFKKKAPKAIKEIRKFALKAMGTKDVRVDVKLNKHIWSRGIRSVPRRIRVRISRRRNDDEDAKEELYSLVTVAELPPEGTKGLGTKVIEEDD